A region of the Magnetococcales bacterium genome:
CAATCCGGAATCTGTTCAGGTATACGGGGGTCCGGGGGGATTATCCCCCCCGGCGGGTCCAGGGCAGTGCCCTGGGACTAATCCTCTAATCCGATGGAATTGCAAAACTCCCGCTGCCAAGCGGGAATAAATTTTAAATTTTTTGACTTTCAATATTTTATCTTTTAAGTATCAAAAAAAGGACATGTTCCATCCTTTGACTTTTCGTTTATCATTCATTTAGATCGTTCCGAACAATTGCTTCGCAGTTTTGCAATTGGCTCATCCTCCAATCCTTTCAGGCTCGCCCAGCTCATGGTCATCCTTTTCGACGTTGCCGAAAAGGATGACCAAAAAGCGAGCCCGCCATGGGTCATGTCCTGAGCCAATCGTCCGTTTGATTGGCCAGGGCATGACCGAATTGTCCTGCCGGTGCCCGGAAGATACGCTTCCAGCGGCATGTTGAATCAGGCTATCCTTGCTTCGCAATGGTTCTTCACCCGGTTTGGAGAGGCTCTCATGTCCGACAGTGCCGCGAAACCCCCCGTCTTCTCCATGGATTGGCCCCTGCCTCCCTGGATCGATGCCCTGCCAACCCCGTCCACCCTGCTGCTGCGCTATACGGAATCCCGTCGGGACGGGATGTTGCACCGCTTTTTTTTCTCACCGGGCTGTCAGAACATTCACATGCTGCTGACCACGTTGGGGGCGGTGCTGCTGCTGACCATCAGTCTGCATCTGCTTTATATCTCCCGACAACTCGATCTGGCCATCGCCACCCATCCGGACCTGCCGTTGAACACCCTGAAACACAGCCTCGACTGGCTTTGTCTGGCGCTGTGGTGCTGTTTGCCCCTGACCGGATTCGTGGGGGCCATGACCCGCAAGATCTTCTCCTATCGTTTGGGCTATATCGGTCGGGTTCTCTCCGAAATCGAGCAGGGCAACCGCACGGTGCGGGTTCACATCGCTTCCGAAAACCGCAGTATCCTCTACAACGTCATCGGAGCCCACATCAACGTGCTGGCCGACAGTCTGCAGGCCAACGAGGAGGAGGTGGAACGCACCATGGCCAGCCTGCGGGAAGCCAAGGAGCGGGCCGAAACCGCCAATC
Encoded here:
- a CDS encoding HAMP domain-containing histidine kinase, which produces MSDSAAKPPVFSMDWPLPPWIDALPTPSTLLLRYTESRRDGMLHRFFFSPGCQNIHMLLTTLGAVLLLTISLHLLYISRQLDLAIATHPDLPLNTLKHSLDWLCLALWCCLPLTGFVGAMTRKIFSYRLGYIGRVLSEIEQGNRTVRVHIASENRSILYNVIGAHINVLADSLQANEEEVERTMASLREAKERAETANQTKSAFLANMSHELRTPMQAILGFSERGIKKVAVAPPETLERYFRNIFTGGQRLLGMLNDLLDLAKLEAGRMVFHPEVQHLTPLLQTTCAEMEPLFQEREVSFELYTGNVSDLVCG